A section of the Labrus mixtus chromosome 15, fLabMix1.1, whole genome shotgun sequence genome encodes:
- the pa2g4b gene encoding proliferation-associated protein 2G4b, which yields MSGDDETQEQTIADDLVVTKYKMGAEIANQALKTVVGAALAGVSVLSLCEKGDAFIMAETGKVFKKEKEMKKGIAFPTCVSVNNCVCHHSPLKSDPDVILKDGDLVKLDLGVHVDGFISNVAHSFVVGVTKENPLTGRKADVIKAAHLCAEAALRLVKPGNQNTQVTEAWNKIAKSFKCSPIEGMLSHQLKQHVIDGEKTIIQNPTDQQKKDHEKAEFEVHEVYAVDVLISTGEGKAKDAGQRTTVYKRDPNKVYGLKMKASRTFFSEVERRFDTMPFTLRAFEEEGKARLGVVECSKHELVQPFNVLHEKESEVVAQFKFTVLLMANGPLRITNSLFEPELYKSEHEVEDPELKALLQSSASRKTQKKKKKKASKTVESATGQAMETEAAE from the exons ATGTCTGGAGATGACGAGACACAGGAGCAGACCATCGCCGATGACTTGGTCGTCACCAAGTACAAGATGGGTGCCGAGATCGCGAATC agGCTCTGAAGACGGTGGTCGGGGCAGCTTTGGCTGGCGTCTCTGTGCTCAGCCTGTGTGAAAAGGGAGATGCCTTCATCATGGCAGAAACTGGGAAagtcttcaaaaaagaaaaggaaatgaagaAAG gtaTCGCTTTTCCTACTTGTGTGTCGGTTAACAACTGCGTATGCCATCACTCCCCCCTGAAGAGCGACCCTGATGTCATACTGAAGGATGGGGACCTTGTCAAACT TGACCTGGGTGTGCATGTCGATGGCTTCATCTCAAACGTGGCTCACAGCTTCGTTGTTGGAGTGACCAAG GAAAACCCTTTGACAGGACGGAAGGCTGATGTTATCAAAGCAGCTCACCTCTGTGCTGAGGCTGCTCTGCGTCTTGTTAAGCCAGGAAACCAG AACACACAAGTGACAGAAGCCTGGAACAAGATCGCTAAGTCATTTAAGTGCTCCCCTATCGAGG GCATGCTGTCCCATCAGCTCAAACAACACGTGATTGATGGGGAGAAAACTATCATCCAAAACCCAACGGACCAGCAGAA AAAGGACCACGAGAAGGCCGAGTTTGAGGTGCATGAGGTGTACGCAGTGGATGTACTGATCAGCACTGGAGAGGGAAAG GCAAAAGATGCCGGTCAGAGGACCACCGTGTACAAAAGAGACCCCAACAAGGTTTACGGCTTGAAGATGAAGGCATCTCGGACGTTCTTCAGCGAGGTGGAGAGACGCTTCGATACAATGCCTTTCACTCTGAG AGCGTTTGAGGAAGAAGGCAAGGCCAGGTTGGGCGTGGTGGAGTGTTCCAAACATGAGCTGGTGCAGCCGTTCAACGTGCTGcatgagaaagaga GTGAAGTTGTCGCTCAGTTCAAGTTCACCGTGCTGCTCATGGCCAATGGACCTCTGCGAATCACAAACAGCCTCTTTGAGCCAGAACTCTACAAGTCCGAGCATGAAGTGGAGGACCCAGAGCTGAAG GCTTTGCTTCAGAGCTCAGCCAGCCGTAAgactcagaagaagaagaaaaagaag gCTTCAAAGACTGTTGAGAGCGCAACTGGACAGGCAATGGAGACTGAAGCTGCAGAGTAA